A stretch of Eleutherodactylus coqui strain aEleCoq1 chromosome 9, aEleCoq1.hap1, whole genome shotgun sequence DNA encodes these proteins:
- the TCF24 gene encoding transcription factor 24, which yields MVEKVQHPLVTSLVHSREESPVNSEKGLHPSLEKGKLEGEKAGGSSMGGRPAAANAARERNRVQTLRHAFLELQRTLPSVPPDTKLSKLDVLILATTYIAHLTRSLQDEDENSHSHQSTSPSNSGSGSPDLLGTLHSGDGYLHPVKKWPMRSRLYIGASGQFLHQSSGSEGLDQEENVQRSEC from the exons ATGGTGGAGAAAGTCCAGCACCCTCTTGTGACCAGTCTTGTGCACAGCAGAGAAGAATCGCCAGTGAACTCCGAGAAAGGCTTACATCCTTCCTTGGAGAAAGGAAAATTAGAGGGAGAAAAGGCTGGAGGAAGTAGCATGGGAGGTCGTCCAGCTGCTGCCAATGCTGCCCGTGAGAGAAATCGGGTACAAACTCTGCGACATGCTTTCCTAGAGCTACAGAGGACATTACCTTCTGTGCCTCCAGATACAAAACTCTCCAAATTGGATGTTCTCATACTTGCCACCACCTACATTGCACATCTTACCCGTAGTCTCCAGGATGAAGATGAAAACAGTCACAGCCATCAGTCCACATCTCCCAGTAACTCTGGCAGTGGCAGTCCAGACCTTCTAGGAACTCTGCACAGTGGGGATGGATACTTACATCCTGTCAAG AAATGGCCCATGAGGTCTAGACTCTATATTGGAGCCAGTGGGCAGTTCCTCCACCAGTCTTCAGGATCAGAGGGCCTGGACCAAGAGGAGAATGTCCAAAGATCAGAATGCTGA